The sequence AGTGACGTGTTATGTTGGTGTCTGCAGGCCCAGTTACCCAGTGTGCGACTCCAACGAGTCCGTGACGATGTTCTACCCGGTCCAGGGCCCTCTGTCTGTCGCTTCCTCAAGTTGTGGCATGGGGTTCGGCTCCTGCCGGTAAAGACTGTATGGGGGAGACTGGAATGTGACCCCCGGGCTTCCTCTGCTTCACCCGAGCACCATGGCGGAAGAAGTAGATGTTGATATTGAAGGGGATGAGAATGAAGCAAGTAGGGGGTGAGGAGAGATATTCCTTTATTTAACTGACGTATAATTAATTGACGGGGGGGATCTATTAAGGCACACCCCTATGAAATTTAACGGGTTAAACACATCCTGAATGGGTTAACATTACATTGCTAAGGCACTATAAGATTATGGCTCCAAGAGCTGGCACTCTAATACTTTAGGCTTAAAGGTTCAGTTATACACATTTAAAACTGGATGCGACACCAGAAACATCATTGTTGGGTTTGCGCATGCAATTATAccttccaaaaataataaaaaaaaagaaatgttttgttcCTTCATTTTCTTGCTGGAAACACCTaattgtacaacgctgcggaaTATTACGGAGTTATATAAAACGATAATATGACGCAACAGCCACTGATTTGGTTAACATCACAGAAACCGGAAAGGCGCGTTTTTTGATgtgtataaacatttaaaataaaaataaagtgacaGATCGGCGTATTTGCTTAACAtgattaatgttttatgtaagcggtgattgtaagctcacgagccAAGCcctcttgatatatatattaagtgatTATGGTGCCAAGTTTTAATGATTGTCTTATCCCCATAGCTGATTGCACTATTCCTTTGGTTACTgtggtgataaaaaaaaaatgtaacccctTTTTCAAGCTGGAAGTCCCCGCTTTTTCATTGGCGTTATCTGCACTGTAGATTAAAGCGTTGCAATTCAGCCTCCTTATCTGTTAGACCCCATCAGACAGCTGGATATGCAAAATGAGACTAATGGGCTTTCGAAATAATGACCATTGTGACGCGTAACCTCCATAGTgctgacattatatatatattatatattctaataacgtgtgtgttttgtttgctgCATCTTACAGGGCCCCGGAGGACCTGCCGTCCGAGTTTGGTGCCGATCATTACTTGGACTCCGTGTGGAGAAGCGACAATGACCTCACCGTGAGTCCTCTGACCGTTGAGTCTCTGCTTGTAAACGGTTTTAGACTTTAGATtgcttaatgacaaagcccgtacatgtacgggctcaaaatgcattgttttcaatgggtttagggactgcccattgtccttaaggggttgaaGGGACAGTTAcgtgaattattatttagatgTGGCTTCTGGGTTCAACCCCAAAGTTTTAAATGCGCAGTAACTACACATGCTAATTATCAGCTTTCCCGTGCAATCTGGGGAGCTTTGTACCTCGTAACAGCTTGTCTGTAAGAAGCTCCGGGTTTGTCTCTAGGCAGTGAACATAAGACtcctgtctattttattttaggggATTTCTCATAGAAACACTTTCCACGACACAGGGAGGCTACAGGGGGGTCATCagcagtttatttaaaatataaactgaATAAAAATCATGTGACTGTTCCttttcatttacatatttaaagcaTATTTCTAAAACCTATCTACCTCTTAATTTTAAATGCTTCTTCTTTACTGCTCgtttttttataattctaaatgagaaatgtattttgctGTTGTGAGCTTTCCTTCTCTTAAATCGTGCTCAGCTcctttgcttaaaaaaataaaacagaaccgCAATAGGAATTATTTGCTTTGAGGAGATTCTCACCATCTGATCTTGTTTCTTTCAGCCGTGGACGCTGGACAGCACCATCAGCAAAGAAAACAAGGCAGCCATTGAGAAAATGCTGCTTGAGGAAGAGTATCCTTACAAAGGGTCGCACGCACCtcagaagaatatatatataatatttacgctatatatatatatataaatagattttatactgtgtgtgtgtgtgtatatatatatatatttatataatataatagattttatactgtatatatatataattttttatatatagaatatttacaatataatagatttatataatatttacaaacattataTACTTGTTTAGAAACTAGGCATGTATTGAAAATGTTCCTTTTAAACCTAAACCCCCATATGGAGTCAGCGGGTCTTCCTTTAACAGTTCCATAGATATTATTTGTCTAACAAGCCACTTTCTGCAACATTCTGGCCACAGTCCAAGGATGGAGAGAAACGCTGCATCAAAAGGTGCGTCAAAGAGGGAAgggtatattttttgtgtttttttcatatgtcCTGTTTACTTGTCTGAATAAATCGGGGCTCATTGGGTATTAGCAGTGAGGATAAAGGGGTGGTCAGCTGTCTCCTGCATCCATACCAACATACTTTGTGaataccttaatatgcattgtttaacctgtatgaagaaaaaatatataatactcgCCTTTAATAGAAGCTGCAGAGCTGAAGCTCACTCTTCAAACATTTAAATTCTAATGATCactaaaaatgacttttttttttcttttttattggtgGGGAATGCTAGAAGCCCACAGAAGAAAATATCACGCGTTCCGTAAGTAGCTTCTCTAAATAGAGATTTTCATGTCCTTAATTTCTCATTTCATATtcaatgcaaaagaaaaatgcagCTCTAACTTTCTTATGATTCATTTCTAGGAAATGTTTGTTAATTTTCAGACATTTCAATcaaccttttgttttattttttagagttTATGAGCATTTTACGTTAAAACTAAATGCTTGAGAAATCGATTTTgtacgtttttttatttattagaaataaatttGTAGTAAAATGGCATGCGGGGTAAGAATTCTTATAACCTgaatttccattattttttacttttttttttttttttttaaattatattaacataCATTAAGGCATGTTATGTTATCGTAACTCTGCTTAGTTAACATGGTTAGttgtaaaaatgtttcataTCACTTAGAAGcctgatttttatttgttttattaatatgaaGGATACGTTCATCGGCTAAACCAGCAACCAGCCCGGTGAAATGGACCACGGAAGAGAAGGAACTCTTTGAACAGGGGGTGGTAAGTTCATTAATTACTGATTATATTTCAAAGGAAGATGCTACCCTCATAGCTTTTTAAGTAGCAATTACGACTATTTATTCATTCAGAAAGACcaatcttttgtgttttaggctGAGTTTGGAAGAAGGTGGACAAATATTTCACGGCTGATTGGAAGTCGCACCGTTTTACAAGTTAAGAGTTATGCCAGGCAATATTTTAAGAATAAGGTAGGAATTTTTGTTTCAGATGTCATtgagtttccatacattatgttatgttttattaaagctGCAGTAATAACATAGGGTTTAAACGAGTGCCAGTCATGAGTATGTGATTTCTTTAGATTTAATGTGTGGATTCAGGCCACCACGtgccccttttttttaattatttttgtatttattctaactttggtaaaacaaaaatattttctaaaataaagaatttaaaaTCTCTGATAATTGGTGAAGcagttaaaatattatttaaatctaaattggataaaatgtttatattgctacaattaacagtaaaaaaaaaaaaaaagttttttgttcaTAAACTCTTGAGTGAATAAGTAGCATTTTTTTACCTtcgtatatttattaataactcAGAGGTAGGTCCGTTATGTTTGTATCCCCCATTTTGGTTTTTGACACATTTGTTTAGTGTCAGAGGTGTGGGAAACAATTTATTCTTACTGCTCACCTCTGCCCCATAGAAAAGGTTCAAAGCCTTTCTGTGTTCCAGAATTTCTCATTAACTTGGTCAGAATCAACAAAAACATAGTTTAAACCTTTTATTCTTCCTCAAAATGTGCCCCCCCATCCAACGTTACACACTAAAGCAGGGTTCTCAGCCATAACATATAAAGGATTGTAATTCCTTTTGCTGCCCTCGTGGGTATCCCAGGTGTCGTGTGGGAAATCAAGTCAGGCGTCTGCCAACAAAATGAGATATTAACTGTAGATATTGGATGTATGTCTGCCGAGCGCTAACAGTGTGACTTGTGTCTGACAGTGCAAGCTGGAGGACTGTGAAAAAGAAGAATCCAAAAGTAGCCCTACGGGTCTGCTGGGTTTCCGTCACGGTGACCATGAAGAAGACGGCGTGATCTCAGATGAGCTCCCAGTGTTCAGAGGTCGCGCGGACCCAAACCTCAATGCTGTTAAAATCGAAAAACTTTCCGACGATGAAGACATCGATATAACTGATGAGATGGATGAGATGATCATCGAGAAACCAGATCCTTCATCTACCAACCGTGACAATGAGGGGACATCACAAAGGGTTGCGCAAGAAACTCCTGTCCTATCAGAACCATTACAGACGGAGGATCTAAACTCCGAACCACTTTGTGAACAGGCGGACATAGCAGACAAGGAATTATTTCATTCGTCTGCCTGTCTGAGCCATAACGataatatagaatgcacagaccGATATGGGCCGGGGCTTGACAGCTCACCCGATCCACAACAGCTTCCAGTTGATACGGACTTTACGGCCAGTGCCAACCAATCACCCGCCGCGTGTGACAACGACTACGACAACCAGGAGGAAGGGGATGAGCTTAAACCACCTGACCAGGAAATGGAAATAGACCGGAATTCCATAATGGAGGAAGAAAAGCAAGCCATTCCGGAATTTTTCGAAGGTCGCCCAGCAAAAACTCCAGAGCGTTACCTTAGGATCCGCAACTATATATTGGATCGATGGTAAGGTTAGACGCGGTATCAATATGATTGCTTGTTGGGATACTCGTGTTCAGATTTTTATCCTTTTACAAATATGTCCGAGAATCTGCTTCGATCCGGTCCTCGATCTCTAAATGAATATATTGAAGTAAGAGAAGAATAAACATTCTGGTCCTGGAGGGCAGCTTACACGGGGCTCCAGAATGCATTGTTTGGATGcagaattttaattttcagTTGTATTTTAATTACTATTCTTAGAACTTTGACACGATTACCCCTGTCAGGGACGGTGCGGAGCCAACGCTACTTTAAGAGCTTCAGTAAAAACTTATTATGAAATTGTAATTACCcagaaatacactttttttttttttctttttcttcaggGAGGAATGCAAACCCAAATACCTGAATAAGACTTCTGTGCGCCCCGGCTTAAAGAACTGTGGGGACGTGAACTGCATTGGGCGCGTTCACATGTACCTGGAGTTAATCGGAGCCATTAACTTT is a genomic window of Spea bombifrons isolate aSpeBom1 chromosome 6, aSpeBom1.2.pri, whole genome shotgun sequence containing:
- the MYSM1 gene encoding deubiquitinase MYSM1 — protein: MAEEVDVDIEGDENEASRGAPEDLPSEFGADHYLDSVWRSDNDLTPWTLDSTISKENKAAIEKMLLEEEYYLSNKPLSATFWPQSKDGEKRCIKRSPQKKISRVPIRSSAKPATSPVKWTTEEKELFEQGVAEFGRRWTNISRLIGSRTVLQVKSYARQYFKNKCKLEDCEKEESKSSPTGLLGFRHGDHEEDGVISDELPVFRGRADPNLNAVKIEKLSDDEDIDITDEMDEMIIEKPDPSSTNRDNEGTSQRVAQETPVLSEPLQTEDLNSEPLCEQADIADKELFHSSACLSHNDNIECTDRYGPGLDSSPDPQQLPVDTDFTASANQSPAACDNDYDNQEEGDELKPPDQEMEIDRNSIMEEEKQAIPEFFEGRPAKTPERYLRIRNYILDRWEECKPKYLNKTSVRPGLKNCGDVNCIGRVHMYLELIGAINFGCEQAVYNRPRPVDKIRSKEGKDTLEAYELAHRLQSMRTRRRRVRDPWGNWCDAKDLEGQTFEHLSAEEIARRREEKIKLPKCSKGSRQTKSSLDPFKLIPCSAFNEDKPEPFRVKVAAEAMLVLDLHAHVSMAEVIGLLGGRYSESEGVVEIWAAEPCNSLSTGMQCEMDPVSQTLASEALAERGYGVIGWYHSHPAFDPNPSIRDIDTQAKYQSYFSRGGAKFLGMIISPYNRSNPLPQSQVSCLIIGDDLSEDQSYRMPYRFEVEHMSGEPLWDVVFEKTRWIIEKYRLSHSSVPMNRKFRRDTDMTCLQKLLSSMRKTLLSTNCTHVADAFLTRIEDLFRSSYTSAKDADAMEEPEESQSPKSRSTATTTAEMDHFLDN